In the Heterodontus francisci isolate sHetFra1 chromosome 8, sHetFra1.hap1, whole genome shotgun sequence genome, one interval contains:
- the LOC137373234 gene encoding ribosome-binding protein 1-like produces MDDGFSVACGLDDGVSVECGMDDGFSVACGLDDGVSVECGLDDRVSCGLDDGVSVECGLDDGVCVESGLDDGISVECGLGNGVCVECGLDDGVSVECGMDDGVCVESGLDDGVSVECGLDDGVSVECGLDNGVSVECGLECGLDDQGSVECGLDDGVNVDRGLDEGVSVECGLNDGISVECGLNDGVSVECGLNDEVSVECGLDDGVCVECGLDDGVCVESGLDDGVSVECGLNDGVSAECGLYDGASVECGLDNGVSVECGLDDGVRADCGPDDGVSVECGLDDGVSADCGPDDGFTVECGLDDRGSVECGLDNGVSAECGLYDGASVECGLDNGVSVECGLDDGVRADCGPDDGVSVECGLDDGVSADCGPDDGVSVECGVKDEVSVECGLDDGVSVECGLDDGVSVECGLDNRVSVECGLDDGVSVECGLDDGCGVWTGRWASGECGLDDGVNVECGLDDRGSVECGLDDGFRVECGPDDRVSADCGPDDGFSVERGLEDGVSLECGLDNGVNGECGLDEGVSVEC; encoded by the exons ATGGATGATGGGTTCAGTGTagcgtgtggactggatgatggggtcagtgtcgagtgtggaATGGATGATGGGTTCAGTGTagcgtgtggactggatgatggggtcagtgtcgagtgtggactggacgatcGAGTCAGT tgtggactggacgatggggtcagtgtggagtgtggactggatgatggggtctgtGTTGAGTCTGGACTGGACGATGggatcagtgtagagtgtggactgggtaATGGGGTCTGTGttgagtgtggactggacgatggggtcagtgtggagtgtggaatgGATGATGGGGTCTGTGTTGAGtctggactggacgatggggtcagtgtagagtgtggactggatgacggAGTCAGTGTCGAGTGCGgactggacaatggggtcagtgtagagtgtggactgg agtgtggactggatgatcagggcagtgtggagtgtggactggatgatggggttaaTGTGGACCGTGGACTGGATGAAggagtcagtgtggagtgtggactgaatgatgggatcagtgtcgagtgtggactgaatgatggggtcagtgtggagtgtggactgaatgatgaggtcagtgtagagtgtggactggatgatggcgtCTGTGTTGAGTGTGGATTGGATGATGGGGTCTGTGTggagtctggactggatgatggggtcagtgtggagtgtggactgaatgatggggtcagtgcagaGTGTGGGCTGTATGATGGGGCCAGTGTCGAGTGCGgactggacaatggggtcagtgtagagtgtggactggatgatggggtcagggcAGACTGTGGACCGGATGATggagtcagtgtggagtgtggactggatgatggggtcagtgcagaCTGTGGACCGGATGATGGGTTCACtgtcgagtgtggactggacgatcGGGGCAGTGTTGAGTGCGGATTGGACAATGGGGTCAGTGCAGAGTGTGGGCTGTATGATGGGGCCAGTGTCGAGTGCGgactggacaatggggtcagtgtagagtgtggactggatgatggggtcagggcAGACTGTGGACCGGATGATggagtcagtgtggagtgtggactggatgatggggtcagtgcagaCTGTGGACCGGATGATGGAGTCAGTGTCGAGTGTGGAGTGAAAGAtgaggtcagtgtagagtgtggactggacgatggggtcagtgtggagtgtggactggacgatggggtcagtgttGAGTGTGGACTGGACAatagggtcagtgtagagtgtggactggatgatggggtcagtgtagagtgtggactggacgatggg tgtggagtgtggactggacgatgggccAGTggagagtgtggactggatgatggggtcaatgtcgagtgtggactggacgatcggggcagtgtagagtgtggactggatgatggtttCAGAGTGGAGTGTGGACCGGATGATCGGGTCAGTGCAGATTGTGGACCGGATGATGGTTTCAGTGTGGAGCGTGGACTGGAAGATGGGGTCAGTCTGGAGTGTGGACTGGACAATGGGGTCAATGGAGAGTGTGGATTGGATGAAGGGGTCAGTGTCGAGTGTTGA